A single region of the Rhodococcus sp. W8901 genome encodes:
- a CDS encoding YbjN domain-containing protein, which translates to MSELERTAEIIDAALKERELDYSRQGENQFIVELPGEHKLKTTTLLTVGNHGVRVEAFVCRKPDENFEGVYKYLLRRNRRLYGVHYTIDKIGDIYLVGRISSHAVNGDELDRVLGQVLEAADGDFNVLLELGFATSIRREWAWRVSRGESLANLQPFKHLVEEQDSAANGPGWGVDPGSR; encoded by the coding sequence ATGAGTGAACTGGAACGGACGGCGGAGATCATCGATGCCGCGCTGAAGGAGCGCGAACTCGACTACAGCCGCCAGGGCGAGAACCAGTTCATCGTGGAGTTGCCCGGCGAACACAAGCTCAAGACGACGACCCTGCTCACGGTCGGCAACCACGGCGTGCGCGTCGAGGCCTTCGTGTGCCGCAAGCCGGACGAGAACTTCGAGGGCGTCTACAAGTACCTGCTGCGCCGTAACCGCAGGCTGTACGGGGTGCACTACACGATCGACAAGATCGGCGACATCTATCTGGTGGGCCGCATCTCCTCCCATGCGGTCAACGGCGACGAGTTGGACCGCGTCCTCGGCCAGGTCCTCGAGGCCGCCGACGGCGACTTCAACGTCCTGCTCGAACTCGGGTTCGCGACCTCGATCAGGCGGGAGTGGGCCTGGCGCGTGTCGCGGGGCGAGTCGCTCGCGAACCTGCAGCCGTTCAAGCACCTCGTGGAGGAGCAGGACTCTGCCGCGAACGGTCCCGGCTGGGGCGTCGACCCCGGGTCTCGCTGA
- a CDS encoding alpha/beta fold hydrolase: MAIRETVGVDGTTLVYRTLGNPDARPLVLLHGWAQSSRCWGDDVLAALSAQYRVIAVDLRGHGYSDAPAAGYDDSANWAGDVDAVLTAEGVTAGAVLLGWSYGGLVICDYLAAHGTAAVDGVVFVGAITSIGRGQAGGAVGSAMKAAIPAAMAEDPGTAIKALGGFGTALTGPIGDDDGAKGAWSQSLFGASLSTPPRVRSALFRRSVSHDDVLRGLDVPALVLHGTADTVVDVSAGEHAVALIPDATGSYWEGCGHGPFVEDPARFVGEVRAFCDGISDGIGAGQPGEVPFSESASGAITS, from the coding sequence ATGGCCATTCGTGAAACCGTCGGCGTCGACGGCACCACCCTCGTCTATCGAACGCTCGGTAATCCGGATGCGCGCCCGCTGGTGCTGCTGCACGGCTGGGCGCAGTCGTCGCGCTGCTGGGGCGACGATGTCCTCGCCGCGCTGTCGGCGCAGTACCGGGTGATCGCCGTCGACCTGCGTGGCCACGGCTACTCCGATGCCCCGGCCGCCGGCTACGACGACTCCGCGAACTGGGCCGGCGACGTCGACGCGGTGCTGACGGCGGAGGGCGTCACCGCGGGCGCGGTCCTGCTGGGCTGGTCGTACGGCGGCCTGGTGATCTGCGACTACCTGGCCGCGCACGGCACCGCGGCCGTCGACGGCGTGGTGTTCGTCGGCGCGATCACAAGCATCGGCCGCGGCCAGGCGGGCGGCGCGGTCGGTTCTGCGATGAAGGCCGCGATCCCCGCGGCCATGGCCGAGGATCCGGGCACCGCGATCAAGGCGCTGGGCGGCTTCGGCACCGCGCTCACCGGCCCGATCGGCGATGACGACGGCGCCAAGGGGGCGTGGTCGCAGTCACTGTTCGGCGCGAGCCTGTCCACCCCGCCTCGGGTGCGGTCGGCGCTGTTCCGGCGGTCCGTGAGCCACGACGACGTGCTGCGCGGCCTCGACGTCCCCGCGCTGGTGTTGCACGGCACCGCGGACACCGTCGTCGACGTCTCCGCAGGTGAGCACGCCGTCGCGCTGATTCCGGACGCGACCGGGTCGTACTGGGAGGGCTGCGGGCACGGTCCGTTCGTGGAGGATCCGGCTCGGTTCGTCGGCGAGGTCCGGGCGTTCTGCGACGGGATCAGCGACGGGATCGGTGCCGGACAACCGGGAGAGGTCCCGTTCTCCGAGAGCGCATCCGGGGCAATTACCTCATGA
- a CDS encoding MFS transporter: MIGTYREIFSARGSAAFSAAGFVARLPIAMVGIGIVTMLSQLRGDYGLAGALSAVFALAYAAITPLVSRAVDRYGQRRVLPAASAISACALGVMLLCVRFEAPDFVLFLLAIPAGCMPTIGAMVRARWTALYRGQPQLRTAFAFESVLDEVCFVAGPVISVGLSVALFPEAGPLLALILLVIGTFALVAQRGTEPAVRDRSEHVDGSVVRNPAMWALVAVMLGMGTIFGTVDVVSIAFATERGTPAAATVALALFAGASAVAGVVFGALRPGAALRRQLVFATAAVAVLLWPLLLVDSILTLTGALALAGISVAPTMIVATTLVESVVPHHKLTEGITWTVTGLGVGVAVGSALAGQMIDHFGTRAGFAVAVASGAVAFVVALGAYLLRRAK, encoded by the coding sequence ATGATCGGCACCTACCGGGAGATCTTCTCCGCCCGCGGTTCCGCCGCGTTCTCCGCCGCCGGGTTCGTCGCCCGCCTGCCGATCGCGATGGTGGGCATCGGCATCGTGACGATGCTGTCGCAGCTGCGCGGCGACTACGGGCTCGCCGGCGCGCTGTCCGCGGTGTTCGCGCTCGCGTACGCCGCGATCACCCCGCTCGTGTCCCGTGCCGTCGACCGCTACGGGCAGCGTCGCGTGCTGCCGGCCGCCTCGGCGATCAGCGCGTGCGCCCTGGGCGTGATGCTGCTGTGCGTGCGATTCGAGGCACCCGATTTCGTGCTGTTCCTGCTCGCGATCCCCGCCGGGTGCATGCCGACGATCGGTGCGATGGTCCGCGCCCGCTGGACCGCGCTGTACCGCGGACAGCCGCAGCTGCGCACGGCGTTCGCGTTCGAATCCGTCCTCGACGAGGTGTGTTTCGTCGCCGGCCCGGTGATCTCGGTCGGTCTGTCGGTGGCGCTGTTCCCCGAGGCCGGACCACTGCTGGCGCTGATCCTGCTGGTGATCGGCACCTTCGCCCTGGTCGCGCAGCGCGGCACCGAACCGGCGGTGCGTGACCGCAGCGAGCATGTCGACGGCTCGGTGGTCCGCAACCCGGCGATGTGGGCGCTCGTGGCGGTGATGCTCGGGATGGGCACCATCTTCGGCACCGTCGACGTCGTGAGCATCGCGTTCGCGACCGAGCGCGGCACCCCCGCCGCCGCGACCGTCGCCCTGGCGCTGTTCGCGGGCGCATCCGCAGTCGCCGGCGTGGTGTTCGGGGCGCTGCGTCCGGGTGCGGCGCTGCGCCGCCAACTGGTGTTCGCGACCGCCGCCGTCGCGGTCCTGCTGTGGCCGCTGTTGCTGGTCGATTCGATCCTCACCCTCACCGGGGCGCTCGCGCTCGCCGGCATCAGCGTCGCTCCCACCATGATCGTGGCGACGACACTCGTCGAATCGGTGGTCCCGCACCACAAGCTCACCGAGGGCATCACCTGGACCGTGACCGGACTGGGTGTCGGCGTGGCCGTCGGATCCGCGCTCGCCGGGCAGATGATCGACCATTTCGGCACCCGCGCGGGCTTCGCGGTGGCCGTCGCGTCGGGCGCCGTCGCGTTCGTCGTCGCGCTCGGTGCGTACCTCCTGCGCCGCGCGAAGTGA
- the mshA gene encoding D-inositol-3-phosphate glycosyltransferase codes for MTPKHSSAGPKRVAVLSVHTSPLAQPGTGDAGGMNVYVLQTAIQLARRGVEVDIFTRATSSAAPVVQDAAPGVRVRNVAAGPYEGLDKHELPTQLCAFAAGVLREEVRHEPGYYDLVHSHYWLSGQVGWLARDRWGVPLVHTAHTLAAVKNASLADGDTPEPAARQIGEQQVVAEADRLIANTADEAAQLASIYRASPDKVDVVAPGADLSRYRPGDRLAARAALGLDPAETIVTFVGRIQPLKAPDVLLRAAAEVIAREPDLPLRVLVVGGPSGTGLERPDSLIELAEALGVRARVTFMPPQPPDRLADVYRASNLVAVPSYSESFGLVAIEAQACGTPVIAADVGGLGVAVRNRETGLLVNGHRTDDWASALQSLVTVPDLLDELAARAPRHAENFSWEHTADGLLASYRAARAMYDRIEGGEFSPRRSRGLWKLRRTSGVRA; via the coding sequence GTGACACCCAAGCACAGCAGCGCGGGACCCAAGCGGGTCGCCGTTCTCTCGGTACACACGTCGCCGCTGGCACAGCCTGGCACCGGCGACGCGGGCGGAATGAACGTGTACGTGCTGCAGACTGCGATCCAGCTCGCGCGTCGTGGCGTGGAGGTCGACATCTTCACACGGGCGACGTCGTCGGCCGCTCCGGTGGTGCAGGACGCCGCGCCCGGTGTCCGCGTCCGCAACGTCGCTGCCGGCCCGTACGAGGGGCTCGACAAGCACGAGCTGCCCACGCAGCTGTGCGCGTTCGCGGCGGGGGTGCTGCGCGAGGAGGTGCGGCACGAGCCCGGCTACTACGACCTGGTGCACTCGCACTACTGGCTGTCCGGGCAGGTCGGATGGCTGGCTCGCGACCGGTGGGGCGTGCCGCTGGTGCACACCGCGCACACTCTCGCGGCGGTGAAGAACGCCTCGCTCGCCGACGGCGACACCCCCGAGCCGGCGGCCCGGCAGATCGGTGAGCAGCAGGTGGTGGCGGAGGCCGACCGGCTGATCGCGAACACCGCCGACGAGGCCGCGCAGCTCGCCTCGATCTACCGGGCGTCCCCGGACAAGGTCGACGTGGTCGCCCCGGGCGCCGATTTGTCGCGCTACCGGCCCGGCGACCGCCTGGCGGCCCGCGCCGCACTCGGACTCGACCCCGCCGAGACGATCGTGACGTTCGTCGGACGCATCCAGCCGCTCAAGGCCCCCGACGTCCTGCTGCGCGCCGCCGCCGAGGTCATCGCCCGCGAGCCGGACCTGCCGCTGCGGGTACTGGTGGTGGGCGGGCCGTCCGGCACGGGCCTCGAACGCCCCGATTCGCTGATCGAACTGGCCGAGGCGCTGGGCGTCCGGGCACGCGTGACCTTCATGCCGCCGCAGCCGCCGGACCGGCTGGCCGACGTGTACCGGGCATCGAATCTGGTTGCGGTGCCTAGCTATTCGGAGTCGTTCGGTCTGGTCGCGATCGAGGCCCAGGCCTGCGGGACGCCGGTGATCGCCGCCGACGTCGGCGGTCTGGGTGTCGCGGTCCGCAACCGTGAGACCGGTCTGCTGGTCAACGGTCACCGGACCGACGACTGGGCGTCGGCGCTGCAGTCCTTGGTGACCGTGCCCGACCTGTTGGACGAGCTGGCGGCGCGCGCGCCCCGGCACGCCGAGAACTTCTCGTGGGAGCACACCGCCGATGGGCTGCTCGCGAGCTACCGCGCCGCGCGTGCGATGTACGACCGGATCGAGGGCGGCGAGTTCTCGCCGCGCAGGTCGCGCGGGCTGTGGAAACTGCGTCGGACGAGTGGGGTGCGGGCATGA
- a CDS encoding phosphoglyceromutase, protein MDGMSTGTLVLLRHGESEWNALNLFTGWVDVHLTDKGMAEGKRAGELLAEHNLLPDVLYTSLLRRAISTANLALDACDRHWIPVVRDWRLNERHYGALQGKNKAQTKAEFGEDQFMLWRRSYDTPPPAIEAGSEYSQDQDARYADLPEVPLTECLLDVVKRLIPYWDETIAADLKAGKTVLVTAHGNSLRALVKHLDGISDEDIAGLNIPTGIPLRYDLDENLEPLNPGGTYLDPAAAAAGAAAVANQGAK, encoded by the coding sequence ATTGACGGCATGAGTACCGGAACACTTGTGCTGCTCCGCCACGGCGAGAGCGAATGGAACGCGCTGAACCTGTTCACCGGCTGGGTGGACGTGCACCTCACCGACAAGGGCATGGCCGAGGGCAAGCGTGCCGGTGAACTGCTCGCCGAGCACAACCTGCTCCCGGACGTCCTCTACACGTCGCTGCTGCGCCGCGCGATCAGCACCGCGAACCTCGCGCTCGACGCGTGCGACCGCCACTGGATCCCCGTCGTGCGCGACTGGCGTCTCAACGAGCGCCACTACGGCGCTCTGCAGGGCAAGAACAAGGCCCAGACCAAGGCCGAGTTCGGCGAGGACCAGTTCATGCTGTGGCGTCGTAGCTACGACACCCCGCCGCCCGCGATCGAGGCCGGCAGCGAGTACAGCCAGGACCAGGACGCGCGCTACGCCGACCTGCCCGAGGTTCCGCTGACCGAGTGCCTGCTCGACGTCGTCAAGCGCCTCATCCCGTACTGGGACGAGACCATCGCGGCCGACCTGAAGGCGGGCAAGACCGTCCTGGTCACCGCGCACGGCAACTCGCTGCGCGCCCTCGTCAAGCACCTCGACGGCATCTCCGACGAGGACATCGCGGGCCTGAACATCCCCACCGGCATCCCGCTGCGCTACGACCTGGACGAGAACCTCGAGCCGCTGAACCCGGGTGGCACCTACCTCGACCCGGCCGCCGCCGCTGCCGGCGCCGCGGCCGTCGCGAACCAGGGCGCCAAGTAG
- a CDS encoding transglycosylase family protein, which translates to MAKFNVKRTLGTVAATAALVAAPFAMSAGTANAASGNWDAVAQCESSGNWAANTGNGFYGGLQFTQSTWNSFGGSGMAHQNSREEQIRVAEKVLAGQGRGAWPVCGQYL; encoded by the coding sequence ATGGCAAAGTTCAACGTCAAGCGCACCCTCGGCACCGTCGCCGCCACCGCCGCCCTCGTCGCCGCCCCGTTCGCGATGAGCGCCGGTACCGCCAACGCCGCGTCCGGCAACTGGGACGCCGTCGCGCAGTGCGAGAGCAGCGGCAACTGGGCCGCGAACACCGGCAACGGCTTCTACGGCGGCCTGCAGTTCACGCAGAGCACCTGGAACTCCTTCGGTGGTTCGGGCATGGCTCATCAGAACTCCCGCGAGGAGCAGATCCGCGTCGCCGAGAAGGTTCTGGCCGGTCAGGGCCGCGGTGCATGGCCGGTGTGCGGTCAGTACCTCTGA